One window from the genome of Streptomyces sp. NBC_00287 encodes:
- a CDS encoding ABC transporter ATP-binding protein: MDDAVRLESLTKTYGSGDSAVSALRETSLSFPRGSFTAIMGPSGSGKSTLLQCAAGLDRPTSGRVFIDGQDTSGLSETRLTELRRASTGFIFQSFNLLPSLTAEQNVALPMRLAGRRPPRGAVRQALAQVGLDKKAGSRPSQLSGGQQQRVAIARALVSRPAVLFADEPTGALDLSTGRELLVTLRALAGPGRGTPGTTPGTEDRVTTTIVMVTHDPNVAAYADRVLFLADGSLVGELLQPTAEDVAARMTHLAVSS; this comes from the coding sequence ATGGATGACGCAGTGCGGCTGGAGTCGCTCACCAAGACCTACGGGTCCGGCGACAGCGCGGTGAGCGCCTTGCGCGAGACCAGCTTGTCCTTCCCCCGCGGCAGTTTCACCGCGATCATGGGGCCCTCGGGGTCCGGCAAGTCGACCCTGTTGCAGTGCGCGGCCGGGCTCGACCGGCCCACCTCGGGCCGGGTCTTCATCGACGGTCAGGACACCTCGGGCCTGAGCGAGACCCGGCTGACCGAACTCCGCCGCGCCTCCACCGGGTTCATCTTCCAGTCCTTCAACCTGCTGCCGTCGCTGACGGCCGAGCAGAACGTGGCGCTGCCGATGCGGCTGGCGGGCCGCAGGCCCCCGCGCGGCGCGGTCCGGCAAGCCCTCGCCCAGGTCGGCCTGGACAAGAAGGCCGGTAGCCGGCCCAGCCAGCTGTCCGGCGGACAGCAGCAGCGGGTGGCCATCGCCCGTGCCCTGGTGTCCCGGCCCGCCGTGCTCTTCGCTGACGAGCCGACCGGCGCCCTCGACCTGTCGACCGGCCGTGAACTCCTGGTCACGCTGCGGGCGTTGGCGGGACCGGGCCGTGGCACCCCCGGCACCACTCCCGGCACCGAGGACCGGGTGACCACCACCATCGTCATGGTCACCCACGACCCGAACGTCGCCGCCTACGCGGACCGCGTGCTGTTCCTCGCCGACGGCAGCCTCGTCGGAGAGCTGCTCCAGCCGACCGCCGAGGACGTCGCCGCCCGCATGACGCACCTGGCGGTGTCGTCGTGA